A genomic stretch from Neomonachus schauinslandi chromosome 16, ASM220157v2, whole genome shotgun sequence includes:
- the GABARAPL2 gene encoding gamma-aminobutyric acid receptor-associated protein-like 2, producing the protein MKWMFKEDHSLEHRCVESAKIRAKYPDRVPVIVEKVSGSQIVDIDKRKYLVPSDITVAQFMWIIRKRIQLPSEKAIFLFVDKTVPQSSLTMGQLYEKEKDEDGFLYVAYSGENTFGF; encoded by the exons ATGAAGTGGATGTTCAAGGAGGACCACTCGTTGG AACACAGATGCGTGGAATCCGCGAAGATCCGAGCGAAATATCCCGACCGAGTTCCG GTGATTGTGGAGAAAGTCTCAGGCTCTCAGATTGTTGACATTGACAAACGGAAGTATCTGGTTCCATCTGACATCACTGTGGCTCAGTTCATGTGGATCATCAGGAAAAGGATCCAGCTTCCTTCTGAAAAGGCAATCTTCCTGTTTGTGGATAAGACAGTCCCACAGTCCAG ccTAACTATGGGACAGCTTTACgagaaggaaaaagatgaagATGGATTCTTGTATGTGGCCTACAGTGGAGAGAACACTTTTGGCTTCTGA